From a region of the Oryza sativa Japonica Group chromosome 6, ASM3414082v1 genome:
- the LOC4341021 gene encoding toMV susceptible protein tm-1(GCR26): MELLCIGTADTKLDELLFLAARLRSTLAATSSAQVQVSLVDVSTTKKVTSQDFKGTTFISRDAVLSCHLGVDQHELPSDRGEAITLMSEALQSFLKRRYESGTLLGAVGLGGSGGTALIAPALRSLPLGVPKLIVSTVASGQTAPYVGTSDLVLFPSVVDICGINSVSRVILSNAAAAVAGMVHGILMESNESDETATKPTIGITMFGVTTTCVNMVKERLSKEGYETLVFHATGVGGKAMEELVKGGFIQGVLDITTTEVADHIVGGVMACDDTRFDAIIDNKIPLVLSVGALDMVNFGARDTIPPDFTGRKIHVHNEQVSLMRTTVEENKKIAEFIADKINKSSSKVIVCLPQKGISAIDAPKMPFYDLEATSTLLDELCSRIEKTDNREVKMLPYHINDPEFANVLVDAFLSMDVKASNTISPENSMVQTNQDVNTKEYCSTQRTSDSSIIWRSPVDFPDARPETLQKTKSVLHKLKQQIVEGTPVIGAGAGTGISAKFEEAGGVDLIVLYNSGRFRMAGRGSLAGLLPFADANAIVLEMANEVLPVVKGVPVLAGVCATDPFRRMEYFLKQLEAIGFCGVQNFPTVGLFDGNFRQNLEETGMGYSLEVEMISRAHSMGFLTTPYAFNPEEAAAMAKAGAHIIVAHMGLTTAGSIGAKTAVTLDDSVKRVQAIADAALGINPDIIVLCHGGPISGPQEAEFILKRTNRVHGFYGASSMERLPVEQAITNTMREYKRISIK; the protein is encoded by the exons GTTCAAGTAAGCCTTGTGGATGTCTCCACAACTAAGAAGGTGACATCACAAGATTTTAAGGGCACCACATTTATCTCAAGAGATGCAGTTCTTTCGTGTCATTTAGGTGTCGATCAACATGAACTTCCTAGTGACAGAGGTGAAGCAATCACACTCATGTCAGAGGCTCTCCAGAGCTTTCTAAAAAGAAGATATGAAAGTGGTACTCTGCTAGGTGCTGTTGGATTAGGAGGCAGTGGAGGAACTGCCCTAATTGCTCCTGCTCTAAGATCCCTGCCACTCGGAGTGCCTAAGCTTATTGTATCTACTGTTGCTAGTGGCCAAACGGCACCATATGTTGGAACATCGGACTTGGTGTTGTTTCCTTCAGTTGTTGACATATGTGGCATAAACAGTGTCAGCCGTGTTATATTATCTAATGCTGCTGCAGCTGTTGCTGGAATGGTGCACGGAATATTAATGGAATCCAATGAATCTGATGAAACTGCCACAAAACCAACTATTGGTATTACAATGTTTGGTGTGACAACAACATGTGTAAATATGGTCAAAGAAAGACTGAGCAAAGAAGGTTATGAGACACTTGTATTCCATGCCACAGGTGTAGGAGGAAAAGCGATGGAAGAACTAGTTAAGGGAGGTTTCATACAG GGTGTATTAGATATAACGACAACAGAAGTTGCAGACCACATTGTTGGCGGTGTTATGGCATGTGATGATACAAGGTTTGATGCAATTATCGACAACAAAATCCCTCTTGTTCTCAGTGTTGGAGCCTTGGATATGGTCAACTTTGGAGCTCGAGATACGATACCTCCTGATTTCACAGGAAGAAAGATACATGTGCATAATGAGCAG GTTTCACTGATGCGAACTACAGTAGAAGAGAACAAAAAAATTGCTGAGTTTATAGCtgataaaataaacaaatcttCATCGAAGGTTATTGTTTGCCTGCCACAAAAGGGCATCTCTGCAATAGATGCACCTAAAATGCCATTTTACGATCTGGAGGCTACATCTACGCTGCTGGATGAATTATGTAGCCGTATAGAGAAAACTGACAACAGAGAG GTCAAGATGCTTCCATATCATATAAATGATCCGGAATTTGCTAATGTTTTGGTGGACGCATTCTTGAGTATGGATGTAAAGGCATCTAATACAATAAGTCCAGAAAACAGCATGGTCCAAACTAATCAAGATGTAAATACAAAAGAATATTGTTCAACACAGAGAACTTCAGATAGTTCTATCATATGGAGATCTCCAGTAGATTTTCCTGATGCAAGACCAG AAACTTTGCAAAAGACAAAGTCAGTATTACATAAACTAAAGCAACAAATTGTTGAGGGTACTCCTGTCATTGGAGCTGGTGCTGGCACTGGCATATCAGCCAAGTTTGAAGAAGCTGGTGGAGTTGATCTTATAGTTCTGTACAACTCCGGGCGGTTTCGCATGGCTGGGAGGGGTTCATTGGCAGGACTATTGCCATTTGCAGATGCAAACGCTATTGTACTTGAGATGGCCAATGAAGTGTTGCCT GTGGTTAAAGGAGTTCCGGTTCTTGCTGGGGTTTGCGCTACTGATCCATTCCGTAGAATGGAGTACTTCCTTAAACAACTAGAAGCTATTGGATTTTGTGGTGTCCAAAATTTCCCCACTGTTGGTCTTTTTGATGGCAATTTTCGACAGAACTTGGAAGAAACTGGAATGGGCTACAG CTTGGAAGTGGAGATGATCTCAAGAGCTCACAGCATGGGTTTTTTGACGACTCCATATGCTTTCAATCCTGAAGAAGCTGCTGCCATGGCCAAGGCTGGAGCTCATATAATAGTGGCACATATGGGTCTAACAACAGCTGGGTCTATTGGGGCAAAGACTGCTGTCACTTTAGATGACAGTGTCAAACGTGTTCAAGCCATTGCTGATGCAGCACTTGGGATTAATCCTGACATTATTGTTCTGTGTCATGGAG GTCCCATATCAGGGCCGCAGGAGGCAGAGTTTATCCTAAAGCGCACTAACAGGGTCCATGGATTCTATGGTGCATCAAGCATGGAGCGGCTACCAGTTGAGCAAGCTATCACAAACACCATGAGGGAGTATAAACGGATTTCCATAAAATAA